Part of the Sporosarcina sp. FSL K6-2383 genome is shown below.
AAATGGATGGAAAATAATTTGTCCAAGAACGATAAACACCGTTTCATTATCCACCAATGTTGTATTTGTATTTTGCTGGTAATAAGCAATCCCAATAAGTGCAGTTGCAACCGCACCGAACAAACTTAAAATCATCCAGCCAATTCCGATACGACGTGCTTTTTTCGCTTCTTTATGTGAACTAATTGCCATGAAGCGGACGATAATATGTGGCTGACCAAAATAACCCAGTCCCCAAGCAACTGCCGACAATATTCCTAAGAATGAAGCACCTGATACAAAGTTCAATAATTGCGGATCAACTGCACGTATACTTGCCGCTGTTTCCCCAAATCCACCTGTAATGAAAACGCCTACAATTGGAACAAGAAGAAGAGCAAAGAACATAACAATCCCTTGTACCACGTCCGTGTAACTGACCGCTAAAAAACCACCAAATAATGTATAGAAAATAACGACACCAGCGACAATTAGCAAGCCTAAATGATAATCTAAACCGAATGAGCTGAGGAAGAACTTCCCGCCCGCGACCATTCCTGAAGATACATAAAACGTAAAGAAAATAAGAATGATGATACCAGAAGCAATCCGTAATAGACGCGAATTATCTTTTAATCGGCTTTCTAAAAAACTTGGAATCGTAATAGAATCACTTGATACTTGTGTGTAGACACGCAGACGTGGCGCAACAAATACCCAGTTCAAGTACGCACCAACTGTTAACCCAATAGCAATCCAAGCCTCGACCAATCCATTAAGGTAAATGGCACCTGGTAACCCCATCAATAACCAGCCTGACATATCCGCGGCACCCGCACTGAGAGCGGTTACAGCTGGTCCGAGCGCGCGCCCACCAAGCATATAATCCGTTAGATTAGACGTGCGCTTGAAAGCATACCAACCGATGAAAATCATGGCCCCCATGTACAAAACAATAGAAATTAATTGATACATTTCATCCGACATTTTACATCCCCCTTTCGAAAGTTATCTTTATCATACCATTCATTCAGATACTTTAAGATAGTTATTTTTATTTTTTCTCACAATTACTATTTTCCAAGCAAGAAACGACAGATTCATATTATTTCCATTTCATTCCCCGGGAAATAATACTATTTCGACATGTGTATTTACGACAGCATGCGTTATAACTTTTCGTCTGTACCCAATCACTGCTTTTAGGTTTAACATTCTTTTTTTCGGGAATCGTGATAATAAGGTGACAGCATATCTATCTAACATCGTAGAAACAGCCCCGGAATAACTCCCATTCCATATAGAAAAAGCGCATTTCTTGAGGTTGGCAAGGAATACGCTTTTTCTTGTTGAGTACACTAATAGACAGAACTATTCTACAGGAAAAGTTCTCCCTCGCGCATCCTTATAAACGACATGCTGACGGTCGAACTTTGTTGGTGAATCTAGACCCGCAGCCGCTGCAATTCGAAACAACCCTTCTCGCATTGTCAAAATATAATTGGTCACCCGATATTTTTTCTCTTCTACAACAAGTGCTTGCTGTAGTTTTTGATCAGTCGTCGCAACACCTGTCGGGCAATCATTCGTATGGCATTTATGTGCCATAATACAACCGACTGATATCATAAATCCACGAGCAATCTGGACAAGATCCGCCCCCATCGATAGGGCGATTGCCGCGCGATCAGGTGTTGTAATCTTACCCGACGCGATAATTTTCACGCTATCGCGCACTCCATATTTCTTTAAGGCATCATCCAAGAGAATCAGTGACGAACGAAGTGGTAAACCAACACTATCTGCTAAATCCTGATACGTCGCGCCCGAACCACCTTCTCCACCATCTAAAGATATAAAATCCGGTCCCATACTTGTTTCATGCATGAATGATGCC
Proteins encoded:
- the putP gene encoding sodium/proline symporter PutP, with protein sequence MSDEMYQLISIVLYMGAMIFIGWYAFKRTSNLTDYMLGGRALGPAVTALSAGAADMSGWLLMGLPGAIYLNGLVEAWIAIGLTVGAYLNWVFVAPRLRVYTQVSSDSITIPSFLESRLKDNSRLLRIASGIIILIFFTFYVSSGMVAGGKFFLSSFGLDYHLGLLIVAGVVIFYTLFGGFLAVSYTDVVQGIVMFFALLLVPIVGVFITGGFGETAASIRAVDPQLLNFVSGASFLGILSAVAWGLGYFGQPHIIVRFMAISSHKEAKKARRIGIGWMILSLFGAVATALIGIAYYQQNTNTTLVDNETVFIVLGQIIFHPFIAGIMLAAVLAAVMSTISSQLIVSSSAPVEDLYKTFMKKDATDKHYVFLGRMSVLVVSVIAIALAWPNNESILSIVSFAWAGFGAAFGPIILLSLYWRKLTTKGALWGMITGAVTVMIWGNVDVLKGTLYEIIPGFLLCLIVAVLVSNATYKKNSEIDQEFDAALKILSEDK